A segment of the Kwoniella shivajii chromosome 2, complete sequence genome:
TTACACTTCATGTTTAAGACGATATCGATTTATGTTTTGGTGGGTGTCTTGTCTATGAACTATCTCCTTgctctctttctttctctgtaCATCTATATCTACTAATTCGAGTGTCTCAACACCTACCTGATCAAGATACTCAGCATCATGTCAGAAGatagaagatcaagatgggatgacccttcatcatctactccACCAGGTTCAGCCCCTCCCAACGCGGCAGCAGATGCGTCTGACGCAGCAGCCAGAGCAGCAGCTATAGCAGCCAAGATCGCCGCATCTCTAAGACCAGGTGTACAAGGAAACGAATTGATGAaacaggaaaagaaagacgaaggTGATTTCGTAAAAGATATAGAAGTGAATGATCTGAGAAATAGATATGTGTTGACAAGAGGTCCCACTCAAAAACAGGTAAGTTGATTACTTTGATTTTCAAGATAAGGCTTGACCATTTCCCAATTAATATTCACTCCATGTCCTTCACTCTACGTTGCATACCTTGTTACTCATAGAGATGACGCTGACTACTTGGGTATTACttagatagaagaagagaccgGTGCATCAGTAGTGACAAAAGGAGTATGGGTACctgatcgatcaaagatgCCACCCGGAGAAGCACCTCTATACCTACATATAGTAGCTACCAGTCAATCGATATTAGATGCTGCCGTGGCAAAAGTACAAGAATTAATCGATCAGGAATTAGGACCATTAATTGATCAACGTACTCTTGTAGCTAGAAACAGAGCAATGGgtttacctcctcctccagaGGCTGTACCTGCCGGTAGACAAAAATGGCCAGAAGAGAAATTGTATATTAATTTGGAAAGTTCAAGGAATTTCAATGTTAGAGCTAAAACTGTTGGTCCaggtgtaagtgatatttCAACCGCAGTGGCTGGGAAGCGGGGGAATGGGATGTTTGAACGAGTATTATCGCCGTTAAGGCCACATTACTATTAAAAGAAATGACCAGAGTCGACGCATAGAACGATAAAGTATAGCGAAAACTGATACCCCCCCCTTTTCACGGCCATAGGGTATGTTCGTCAAATATATCCAAGCGGAGACAGGTGCAAGAGTACAAATCAAAGGACAAGGATCAGGCTTCATGGAGAATGACACTGGACGAGAATCTGATGATCCCATGCACATCAATATCGCGTGAGTTCGATGATCCTCAACTTCGCTAAAACGGGTTAGGAGCCTACTTCCTGACTCCATCAATCCCTCATCGCCACTCAAGTACATTAAACTGACATCTGATACCACAGCGCCCCGACAGTTGAACAAATCGATCGAGCCAAAGTACTCTGTAATGATCTTCTTGAGGTACTTCGACAGGAATGGTCGAAAGCACAACACGCCATGAAccaacatcaaaatcaaggtgGTCCAGGAGGAGTTTATCAACAAGGTTATGGTACTTATGCACCTGCCGCAGGTCAAGCGGGcggtcaaggtcaagatgcCTATGCGGCTTACTATGCCGTAAGTACAGCTTTGACTTGAAGCTTAATCTAAGCAAGAAAAGCTGACGGTTGTAATACTTTGTAATGATAGCAACAAAATGGTCAGAATGGTACCCCTGCATCTCAACCTGCTGCTACACCCGCAGCCGGAGGTGCAACACCTGCTGAAGGCACAGATGCCTGGGCTCAATATGCAGCTTACTGGGCTGCATACGGTTATGACGTGAATGATCCTCAATGTAAGTCTGGTTTCAGCTGTTGGTTAGACGTATCTATTATCGCATTGAAGCTAAGTTGATGAATGGATGTTCAAAATAGTCCAAGCTTGGCAAGCTTCTCAATATGGTCAACAAGGTCAAACACCTCAACAACCAGGAGCAGCAACTCCCGCTCCATAGAGAAATCTGAAACCAAAGTGAGAAATATAACCACATTTTGTACGGTTCGTTCATGTATCAATGGAAAAACTtgaagatcaaattgaaaTATTGGTTTATGcatttcatctcatttgCCTTTCGATACCGTTCCTTCCCTTTTAATACAGTTAAACTACAAAATAAATATTGACATTAATACAAATAGATTCTGAAATGTGCAGTTGACTTTTCTaactcttttcttctttccccaataaaagggaaagaaaacaGTTGAAAAGAGCGTTTTACCAATccgaaaaggaaaagtgaaagatcaagcACGACCTGATGGTACCTCAGTTTAGCATATATTCCTATCACTGAACTCGTGGGAGTATATATAGGAGAACAGTGTACACATAGATGCTGTTGGGGTTTAGGGAAAGGGAGAGGAGGGATTGAAGAGGGGCGACGATTGAACTGGAATATCGGGTTTCAGTTTAaagttgagtttgagcttgagcttgagcttgagcttggtaaaaaagggaagaggatTGAATGTTTGATATTACGTGCATGCGCATAGTGATTATTCGATACGATGGCGAGTGAGAGGGACAGGATGAGTATATGAAAGCAGTATGATAGATGACAAGAATTGTAAGTAGCAGACAAGAAAGTAAAAAGCAATGCAaacttttgattttgacttttcttgTTTTTCAGCTCGAACTGTGATTATTTTGGTCAGTGTTTGATAAGATGACGTGGATTTAACTAATCTGGTATATCACAAAGAGGTGATTGATAACGATGGGGTCTCCGCAGTTCACTTCCGTGTTATACGTTTCCAATCGTCGTCGCGCTGGAGAGAGCCCATCCATCTGCCGTGAATACCTTTGTTGCTCAGGTATATCAACCTTCACACTACAAGCTTCGAGAGAACAGAGGGCTCGAGTATTCGTCTCGCGAGATTATCAACAATGAGATCCTTCGCTTTGCTGTCAATATCAGCGGCATTACCTTTGATCTGGGGACTAAACGTTCCTCAAACTTATATCAACACGGCAATAGCTAGGACTATAGAATTAGGAGGATTGACAACTCAAGTTACTACTCAATATAATATCAAACCTACCGATAACAATCCAGGGGAATACTTCCTGGCTCTAGCTGGAGAAAAGGACGAGCTACCCGCCTGGTGGGAAGTCAGTCTGGGtggaaagaagttggagGGAAGACTAGTTGATGATATGTGAGTGAACTTTATTTGCTGTTTACTCGCAGAGATATCAGGAAGTCGGATGAAAGGGAGAGGGAATGGATGATAGAAATATGATATGGCTGCGTAGTACACAATAAAATCTCATTCTGATCATCTTGCTTACTTGAAATATATGACCCGCAAATAATAGCTCCCCAACAGTCGCTATAGATTTAGGCACAACCAAAAAAGATCAGGTGATAACATTATCTCTGAATCAAGTATTAGCTCATACAAGTAAACCATTACCTTCTGAGATTGAACAAAAAGATCCTCAATATTTAAGTtggaaatcaaattcaacttaTGTGGATAGTTGGTATACTACGGATGTTGAACGTGTCAAAATCAGGTAAATTACTATTTCCCATTCTCGATCTCGTTTGACCGACTATGTTTTAGGTATGATGATTTGgctgatcttgatattgtGTTGAAAATAGAGCACCACATCCATCAATTCTCTCAGCCTCATCAGTTCCAGAAACGTATACTAGAGATAACACCTTGACTAAATCAGGAGGAACGATAACGCTAGgtccattccattcattACCTCCAACTCTCATCTCAAATGGAGGATCACAGAAAAAAGTCGAACAACATCCTTTCTCAGTCCATTACGAAACTAAAGATCCTGTTATTGGGATTAGAACTCTGAAGAGAGCTGCGGAAGTCAGTCATTGGGGCGCTAATTTGAATATCCAGGACGAGATTGATCTAGTCAACGAAGGACCTAAGTGAGTTATTATTCTTATTTCAATTGCACATTACTCTGCATCCGGCAGTACAATCGCCCTTCGGATCTATACCGTTCAATCGTCGTAGAGCAGGGCTAATCGACCAATCACTCCTCCTAGACTCAAAGGTCATTTCTCTAGACTTGCACACCAACAATCTAAATTTCACGCTCATGTCCCCGCTCAGATCTTGACTGAACTAACATTAAAACTACCACCAACATCACATTCAACTTATTACTATGATACCATAGGGAATGTATCTACATCACATTTCAGACAAGGTTCAACGCCTGCGACCAAAAAACAACCTAAGGGCGTCAAGACATCACCCAGAATAGTGGATGGTACATTGGAACTGAAACCCAGATATCCCCTTTTAGGCGGATGGAATTATTCTTTCACGATTGGCTGGGATACACCTTTAGGTGATGTTTTGAAAacagatgaaaaagatgggaaaaggatCTTGGCGGTCCCTTTCATAACTGCTTTGAAAGATGTCGTAGTCGACCAAGCGGAATTATTGGTTATCCTCCCCGAGGGtgcaaggtgagtagatCGCTTCAAAAGCAGGAAGTTTGATCATCAATAACTAATTTAGCGTATGTATCATTGGTTTAGTGACGTTCAAGTATACACTCCATTCCCTGTAGATTCAATTGAACATTCCATCCACAAGACTTACCTTGATACTACCGGAAGATACGCTATCACATTGAAAAAGACTAAACTTACAGAAAACCATGCTCAAAACGTATATGTAGGTGACAAATCCCTCCTTGTACCCAGCTTCGGAAGCTGAAGACGAGAATGCAGCGTGCTGacctcttttcccttgatcAATCAGGTTACCTACCACTATCCCCTTTCTGCACAATTCCAAAAACCAATCACTATAGCGTCATTGGTGGGAAGTTTGTTCTTACTTGGTATGGGGTTGAGAAGGGTGAATTACAGCATCGACAGAAAGTAGACATACTGCAATGAATAGAtagaagaagtgaaaagCGCATGCGAATGCATGCATTGATATACCGTTTCAAGCTGCTAGGTTGATGTATGATGTGCGCCACGCGTCATAGTTAGATGCTATGTTGTCGAGACGCGTCAAATATCGAACAATGAGAGAATCCAAGATgtattttgacttttttaATTTTTTATTTCTCACCTCTCGTACATTGTGGTGCATCCTTGATTCGCAATATCTCCTTTTGATCTACACAATACCAGACTGCCCCGTACAGTCGCCTGCCTTGGACTCTACGAGTAGGACACGACGATTGATAGAGAGGCGAGAGGcgatatggaagatgattacTTTTCTTTGAATGCAATTTTAGCTGATAATCATGTACGTTGCGTTTGTCTCTTTGCCCTTTATTCAGCGAAGCAACATTGACGTGCATAATTTTTTCATAGAAATTATCATGCTCATTCACGCTGGATGTAGAAGGTTTAGGTTATTTGGAAGGCGGAACGGAGAATAATGTGAGTGGAGTACCTCGTCTTGTACGAGGTCTGATATTTTACACGACCCCCCGTCTCACTCTTATCGGACGTAGATACATCAGCATTCAAAAGTCGAATTACCATTTTGGTTGGCACAGACATTAAGCTTAAAGTGAGTGTGATGTTGTGATGTTGTGACGTTGTCATCAAACACGATACCGTTTGAAACGATGAAAGCACAATGCGAAAATGGTATAAACGGGTGAATCTGGTAAATTTATTGATATTTTCCTCTTGTTTATTCTGTTAGTGAATTCACGACCtttccattaccaccaccgTATTCCAACAGAGTGAAAGCGGCTCTAAAGGCTTCGGCCCAATCTGTCATATTGTCAAACCTCGTAGGGAATAACGGGTGGTGGTATagatggggaagaaggaTAGCTGATGTGTAAGTTGGGGGATTTCTTTGATCCTAACCATGCAAGACTGTGTGATGGAATCTCCCTTCAGAACGACTGACCGACTAATCCACGACTTGCATTGTCCTGTAAAGCTGATTATCATACTCTAATTAGACTTGACGATGAACCGCAAGCGGATCTGTTAAACACGCTACTAAAAGTGAATATACCCCTTCATTTTCTATCCACCTTGTTTTCAGCTCGCTCATCATGAAACCTGACTGATCATCACGATGTCGTTTTGTAGGCATTCACGAATCGTCTTCCTGCTTTACAAGACCTGTCAGCACATCACGCAAGTGCTGATCACACTTTACCTGAAGGTTCAACTAGTTCAGGCGAGATGTTCAGAGACGGtatggaaggtgatgaaaggGAATGTGAGTAGGCAACTGTCATATAATATCCCAAATAGTGGCAATAATGGTGTCAAACTGGGAATTGTGGTTGACGATATGCGTGTGCGTTCAATTAGTATTTGCTATCGGACAGGAATCAGGGAAGTTGTCAAAAGCTTGGTATGATAGTGAAGCTGGTAGAAAAGGTAGATGAACGGGTCAGTCTCTGATAGGTAAGTTTATCAGCTATTTCCAATCGCTTTTGATGGTTTgaacagaagagaaagctgatctttCGTTTCACACGAAATCAGAATCCATACGTGAGATGATTTGTTGTAAACTatgtatcagtatcatcgaATTCTGGATCACATCTTTGGCGCTCATTTGAGCCATAGGTGAATAATACCTTTCTCTGACATAGATTACTCCGACATCGTCTTTCAGGGTCAAATGTTGCTGTACAAACACCCTTGAAAAATGAACGGACCACCTGATTCACCTGTCATCTCCTCAGAACATGAATGCAATGAAGACGATTGAGAGCGGAAGAGACGCTATGGATACTGACCTAGATACAATCCCGACAAGATAACTATCATCAGGTCTTAGAAGGACGACTGATTGGATATTGATAGGTTTCAAACAGTTCATTGATACACCTCCTTTTTATTCAAAGGCACACACACACAAGGACCCATTCCTTTTGTGTTTTTACGTTGTATTGACCCACCTTCCCTTTGGATATATCCTGGGGAATCAATAGCATCACCTCCTCAGCCCCCATCCTTAATTTGATCAACACACCATCTATCTTTCACATATCACAATCTGATTACTGTACGACTAGACGTCGTGGGTTTATAttctcaccatcttcatcaggtgtGAAGTGTGAACGCTTCCAGCCACTTCCTGTAATGTAAGTGATCGTCAATACATgcatatgaagatgatcttccaCTAATCATGTATACTACAAAGCCCCGCTCCACCATAACCCTACAATACGAAGGACCGAAACACGACTCTACAATAGACTAATACCGTCATTACATTTTACAAAAATTCAACGCTATCCTTTGTCCTGTTTGATACAGCcaaatcatatcatatcataccacatcatcatcgctctTGCCTTCCTTACACAACTTCACGAAGAACTCATTCATTTCAATTCCCGCTGCTCTTTCAAGCTTTAAGCTTGACGTTAGACTCGACTGGACTTACGCGACCTTTTAGGAAAGAGGCAGGAAAACCTTTCgtgttcaagatgatctcGTCATATTCgctgaaggtgatatacctCATGTTCCTTCATATTCCATATTTCGCTCTCGCTCAATCATCCGTCACTTCTCCTCCCCTCAACCCCACAAGAGCAACAGCGAGTAGTAACAGTGTCAGTGTCACTGCTACAACGTCAAATGTGGTATATACAGGAACACCATCGTTGGTTTTTGGAACCGTACAAACCATGACGGCCTGTGCGTCTGGAGTGTGAGTGATTTACTGCATCCGGCTTGAAAAATCACGTTAGGAACAAGTGAAGGGTCGAAGATGTTTTGCATGAGGGACATACGGGAATTGACAATGGGATGAAAGCTGACACCATTTTTCGTTACCCATGTAGAATTCTCTTCAACCTGTATAACGAGGATCCTTCCAAGCTCAACATAACATTGTATGCCATCAACCAAGGTATAGACCAATCTATCCCACAGTCAGCTACATCTGCTGTAGTTCCACAAGCATCCCGAATATCGACCGCATCATCGATATCGTCACAGGTCGCACTTGCTACATCACCAAGACCCATTtccgccacctccaccgGTCCATCACTTCAAGCTTCTCCCAATACCTTATCAACTCCAACTGTTTCCCGTCGATCACTAGCTGAACGAACGATATTAGGTCTGAACATAACTCTAGTCACTCAATATGCGAATCATGGCTGGTCTTTCAATCCTGTtagattacctgaaggaAGGTATTATATCTTAGGGGTAGTTCACGATAATCAACAAACTACAAGTAGGAGTAACATCTTCAGCgtgattgaaggagaagatatctCTTGTTTAGCTCCTTTCAGCTCTCTATCGTCATCTGCGCTAGCTCATCAAACAAAGTctgcttcaccttcattcaaAACAAATTCCACCGCATCATCAATTGGCACTGAGAACAACAACGAAAGCGACGATCCCAAGCAAACAGGACTCGGCGGTGGTACGATAGGCGGAATCGTGGCTGGAGTCATAGTGGGCCTGATAGCGTTAGTTTTGCTCCTAATTTGCTGTAGGAGGCGAAGAAGGAATCAGAGCGATAACGAAAAAAGAGGATTTACTTCATTCGCTGTCTCAGGTAGAAAACATCACAAGATGCCATCTGAAATTACATCACCGTCAGAACAGGATCACGCAATGATCAACAATGTTAATGATAAAAACCCAATCGCAATGACTCCTGTCAGGAATAacggatcaagatcaggatcaggataTGAATCTGATGAGAAGCGAAATTCATTAAATTCGATACAGAATGTAATAGAGGATTTTCCACCTCAACCTCGTCCTCATCCATTTGCAACTCCAAGAACGTTTGATCAAGCTTACGATACCCCATCAATCACTCgatacgatgatgataaagatCCGTTCACAACTCCCACATTGGGTGAGATACCTACCATGTCACCGATGTATTCAAACGATGAAGTGAGAAAATTCAGTTCTGCAGAGAATATCTTTGGTATGAACATGACTAAGGCTCAACCTGTGTACTTGGCGAACGTGAGACGATCTTCTCAAGAAGAATCACCAAatcctttcagcttgaaCAACAAAAAGAACTCATCGACTACACTAGGCTTTGGTCCAAATCCAGGTTCAGGTTTGGGATTAAGGGTTGCTCCACCACTGAAATCGTCCACCTCAacaaattcatcttcctcattaCCTTATtcaagtaagaagaagagcttaGTCTCTGAACCTG
Coding sequences within it:
- a CDS encoding DNA replication complex GINS protein PSF3, with translation MEDDYFSLNAILADNHKLSCSFTLDVEGLGYLEGGTENNIHQHSKVELPFWLAQTLSLNEFTTFPLPPPYSNRVKAALKASAQSVILSNLVGNNGWWYRWGRRIADVLDDEPQADLLNTLLKAFTNRLPALQDLSAHHASADHTLPEGSTSSGEMFRDGMEGDERELFAIGQESGKLSKAWYDSEAGRKGR